A stretch of the Bradyrhizobium arachidis genome encodes the following:
- a CDS encoding peptide chain release factor 3, which translates to MSDTATATESPVRSPLAAEVARRRTFAIISHPDAGKTTLTEKLLLFGGAINLAGQVKAKGERRNTRSDWMKIERERGISVVTSVMTFEFEGLVFNLLDTPGHEDFSEDTYRTLTAVDSAVMVIDAAKGIEARTRKLFEVCRLRDIPIITFINKMDRESRDTFELLDEIEKTLALDTTPMTWPVGRGRDFLGTYDVLNGGVRLLEGGGAKTGAAQQIEIEELGKLNANLDVSAVKDELELVTEASKPFELEAFREGHLTPVYFGSALRNFGVGDLLEGLGKFAPEPRAQESNQRKVEATDPRMSAFVFKIQANMDPNHRDRIAFARLCSGKLSRGMKAKLVRTGKSMPLSSPQFFFAQDRSVADEAFAGDVVGIPNHGTLRIGDTLTEGEDFTFVGVPSFAPEIVRRVRLTDAMKAKKLKEALQQMSEEGVVQVFRPRDGAPALVGVVGALQLDVLKARLEAEYALPVEFEVSEFQLARWISSDDRKKLDTFVAANTSSIADDVDGDPVYLARNEFYLGYTRERAEGIEFANVKDVKKKAG; encoded by the coding sequence ATGTCCGACACCGCCACCGCAACCGAATCGCCGGTCCGTTCCCCGCTTGCTGCTGAAGTGGCGCGGCGACGCACCTTTGCGATCATCTCCCACCCGGACGCCGGCAAGACCACGCTGACCGAGAAGCTGTTGCTGTTCGGCGGCGCCATCAATCTCGCCGGCCAGGTCAAGGCCAAGGGCGAGCGCCGGAACACGCGCTCGGACTGGATGAAGATCGAGCGCGAGCGCGGCATCTCGGTCGTGACGTCGGTGATGACCTTCGAGTTCGAAGGGCTGGTGTTCAATCTCCTGGACACGCCGGGCCACGAGGACTTTTCGGAAGACACCTACCGCACGCTGACGGCGGTCGATTCCGCCGTGATGGTGATTGACGCTGCCAAGGGCATCGAGGCGCGGACGCGAAAACTGTTCGAGGTCTGCCGCCTGCGCGACATCCCGATCATCACCTTCATCAACAAGATGGACCGCGAGAGCCGCGACACCTTCGAGCTCTTGGACGAGATCGAGAAGACGCTGGCGCTCGATACCACGCCGATGACCTGGCCGGTCGGCCGCGGCCGCGACTTCCTCGGCACCTATGACGTGCTCAACGGCGGCGTGCGCCTGCTTGAAGGTGGCGGCGCCAAGACCGGTGCTGCGCAGCAGATCGAGATCGAGGAGCTCGGCAAGCTCAACGCGAACCTCGATGTCTCTGCGGTGAAGGACGAACTCGAGCTCGTCACCGAAGCCTCAAAGCCGTTCGAGCTCGAAGCGTTTCGCGAGGGGCATTTGACGCCGGTCTATTTCGGCAGCGCGCTGCGCAATTTTGGCGTCGGCGACCTCCTGGAAGGGCTCGGCAAGTTCGCGCCCGAGCCGCGTGCGCAGGAGAGCAACCAGCGCAAGGTCGAAGCCACCGATCCGCGCATGAGCGCCTTCGTGTTCAAGATCCAGGCGAACATGGATCCGAACCATCGCGATCGCATCGCCTTTGCGCGTCTGTGCTCCGGAAAACTCAGCCGCGGCATGAAAGCCAAGCTGGTGCGCACCGGCAAGAGCATGCCGCTGTCGAGCCCGCAATTCTTCTTCGCGCAGGACCGATCGGTGGCGGATGAAGCCTTTGCCGGTGACGTCGTCGGCATTCCCAATCACGGCACGCTGCGGATCGGCGACACGCTGACCGAAGGCGAGGATTTCACCTTCGTCGGCGTGCCGAGCTTCGCGCCGGAAATCGTCCGCCGCGTGCGTCTCACCGACGCGATGAAGGCGAAGAAGCTGAAGGAAGCGCTGCAGCAGATGTCGGAGGAGGGCGTGGTCCAGGTGTTCCGTCCGCGCGACGGTGCGCCCGCGCTCGTCGGCGTCGTCGGCGCGCTGCAGCTCGACGTGTTGAAGGCGCGGCTCGAGGCCGAATACGCGCTGCCGGTCGAGTTCGAGGTGAGCGAATTTCAGCTTGCGCGCTGGATTTCGTCCGACGACCGCAAGAAACTCGACACCTTTGTCGCCGCCAACACCTCCAGCATCGCCGACGACGTGGATGGCGATCCCGTGTACCTCGCCAGGAACGAGTTCTATCTCGGCTACACCAGGGAACGGGCCGAGGGCATCGAATTCGCCAACGTCAAGGACGTCAAGAAGAAGGCGGGGTAG
- a CDS encoding ABC transporter ATP-binding protein: MPETAIAEAPATRAGSTGGTILEVRNLEAWYGESHILHGINFDVKAGEVVTLLGRNGAGKTTTLKSVMGIIGKRTGSVKFNNQDIIRATSDRIARMGIAFCPEERGIFASLDVRENLLLPPTVRAGGLSLDQIFELFPNLKERLNSQGTKLSGGEQQMLAIARILRTGASFLMLDEPTEGLAPVIIQQIGHTIARLKKEGFTILLVEQNFRFASTVADRYYVVEHGKIIDGFSNSELAANMNKLHTYLGV; this comes from the coding sequence ATGCCTGAGACTGCGATCGCCGAAGCGCCGGCGACAAGGGCCGGCTCGACGGGCGGCACCATCCTCGAAGTCCGCAACCTGGAAGCCTGGTACGGCGAGTCCCACATCCTTCACGGGATCAATTTCGACGTGAAGGCGGGCGAGGTCGTGACGCTGCTCGGGCGCAACGGCGCCGGCAAGACGACTACGCTGAAGTCGGTGATGGGCATCATCGGCAAGCGCACCGGCTCGGTGAAGTTCAACAACCAGGACATCATCCGCGCGACCTCCGACAGGATCGCGCGCATGGGCATCGCCTTCTGTCCCGAGGAGCGCGGCATTTTCGCAAGCCTCGACGTGCGCGAGAACCTTTTGCTGCCGCCGACGGTGCGGGCCGGGGGATTGTCGCTCGACCAGATCTTCGAACTGTTCCCGAACCTGAAGGAACGCCTCAACAGCCAGGGCACAAAACTCTCCGGCGGCGAGCAGCAGATGCTGGCAATCGCGCGCATCCTGCGCACCGGCGCGAGCTTCTTGATGCTCGACGAGCCGACCGAAGGACTTGCGCCCGTCATCATCCAGCAGATCGGCCACACCATTGCGCGGCTCAAGAAGGAAGGTTTCACGATCCTTCTGGTCGAACAAAACTTCCGCTTCGCGTCCACCGTTGCGGATCGCTATTACGTTGTCGAGCACGGCAAGATCATCGACGGATTTTCAAATTCGGAGTTGGCGGCCAACATGAACAAGCTGCACACCTATCTCGGTGTGTGA
- a CDS encoding branched-chain amino acid ABC transporter permease, translating into MTVVTDDTLKAPPRAMRDEMIVFVAMTLLLASVPFTGIYPFFVMQALCFALLACAFNLLIGYGGLLSFGHAMFLGTAGYCSAHALKVWGLPPELGILVGVAAAFVLSIVTGYVSIRRQGIYFSMITLALSQLLYFIYLQAPFTHGEDGIQGIPQGRMFGVLDLSKPTILYYVVLVGFLGGFLLIYRIINSPFGEVLKSIRENEQRAISLGYRTDQYKFLAFILSGTLAGFAGSLKVFVAQNASLTDVHWSMSGEVVLMTLVGGLGTIFGPVVGAFVIIAMQQYLASFGQWVTVIQGAIFVICVLTFRRGVVGEIAHYFRRSL; encoded by the coding sequence ATGACCGTAGTAACCGACGACACCCTGAAGGCGCCCCCGCGCGCGATGCGCGACGAAATGATCGTCTTCGTGGCAATGACGCTGTTGCTCGCTTCGGTGCCCTTCACCGGCATCTATCCGTTCTTCGTGATGCAGGCGCTGTGCTTTGCGCTTCTGGCCTGCGCCTTCAACCTCCTGATCGGCTATGGCGGTCTGCTCTCCTTCGGCCATGCGATGTTCCTCGGCACCGCAGGCTATTGCAGCGCGCATGCGCTGAAGGTGTGGGGCCTGCCGCCGGAGCTCGGCATCCTCGTCGGTGTCGCCGCGGCCTTCGTGCTCTCGATCGTGACCGGCTACGTGTCGATACGCCGCCAGGGCATCTACTTCTCGATGATCACGCTGGCGCTGTCGCAGCTTCTCTACTTCATCTACCTCCAGGCGCCGTTCACCCATGGTGAGGACGGCATCCAGGGCATTCCGCAGGGACGCATGTTCGGCGTGCTCGACCTGTCCAAGCCGACGATCCTCTATTACGTCGTTCTGGTTGGCTTCCTCGGCGGCTTCCTTCTGATCTACCGCATCATCAACTCGCCCTTCGGCGAGGTGCTGAAGTCGATCCGCGAGAACGAGCAGCGCGCGATTTCGCTCGGCTATCGCACCGACCAGTACAAGTTCTTGGCCTTCATCCTGTCGGGTACGCTGGCCGGCTTTGCCGGGTCGCTGAAGGTGTTCGTGGCGCAGAATGCCTCGCTCACCGACGTGCACTGGTCGATGTCGGGCGAAGTCGTGCTGATGACGCTGGTCGGCGGCCTCGGCACGATCTTCGGACCCGTGGTCGGCGCCTTCGTCATCATCGCCATGCAGCAATATCTCGCGAGCTTCGGCCAGTGGGTGACCGTGATTCAGGGCGCGATCTTCGTGATCTGCGTGCTCACATTCCGCCGGGGCGTAGTCGGCGAAATCGCGCATTACTTCCGCAGGTCGCTGTAA
- a CDS encoding DUF47 domain-containing protein — MMRWFRAFLPKEERFFDLFDRHAQTVIQGSIALQGMLNGGEETPVYCQRVNQFENDADNITREVLTAVRRTFITPFDRGDIKNLITSMDDAIDQMQQTAKAVMLFEVRAFEPPMREMGGLLVECANLVGRALPLMQAIGPNVAMLTAITEELTKLEGRVDDLHDIGLKELFLKHRDGNAMNFIVGVEIYDHLEKVADRFDDVANEINSIVIEQV, encoded by the coding sequence ATGATGCGATGGTTTCGCGCCTTTCTTCCCAAGGAGGAACGGTTCTTCGATCTGTTCGACCGCCATGCCCAGACCGTGATCCAGGGGTCCATCGCACTCCAGGGGATGCTGAACGGCGGCGAGGAGACCCCGGTCTACTGCCAGCGCGTCAACCAGTTCGAGAACGACGCGGACAACATCACACGCGAGGTGCTCACCGCCGTTCGGCGTACCTTCATCACGCCGTTCGACCGCGGCGACATCAAGAACCTGATCACCTCGATGGACGACGCCATCGACCAGATGCAGCAGACCGCCAAGGCTGTGATGCTGTTCGAGGTCCGCGCCTTCGAGCCGCCGATGCGGGAGATGGGCGGGCTGCTGGTCGAATGCGCCAACCTCGTCGGGCGCGCGCTGCCGCTGATGCAGGCGATCGGTCCGAACGTGGCCATGCTGACGGCGATCACGGAGGAACTGACCAAGCTCGAGGGCCGCGTCGACGATCTCCACGACATCGGGCTGAAGGAGCTGTTCCTGAAGCATCGCGACGGCAATGCGATGAACTTCATCGTCGGCGTCGAGATCTACGACCATCTCGAGAAGGTCGCCGATCGCTTCGACGACGTCGCGAACGAAATCAACAGCATCGTCATCGAGCAAGTGTAA
- a CDS encoding class I adenylate-forming enzyme family protein, giving the protein MDWSQHSIPPMRLEPRFGDRVVPAFCERPASVWAMIADAAARNGDGEALIAGSVRLTWRQAVERAARIAVGFRKLGLQRGDRVAVLLGNRIEFPLILFAAAHEGLVTVLLSTRQQKPEIAYVLGDCGARILIHEAALAERLPDARDVPDVTHRIAVDDDPALSRFAVLADNAPAPAPVEVGEEDTAMILYTSGTTGKPKGAMLAHCNIIHSSMVFVSCLQLTQTDRSIAAVPLGHVTGVVANITTMVRCAGALIIMPEFRAADYLKLATRERVTYTVMVPAMYNLCLLQPDFDSYDLSSWRIGGFGGAPMPIATIEKLDAKIPGLKLANCYGATETTSPSTIMPGELTASHIDSVGLPCPGARIVAVDADGRELPRGEIGELWIQSASVIKGYWNNPKATAESFTAGFWHSGDLGSVDADNFVRVFDRQKDMINRGGLKIYSAEVESVLAGHPAVVESAIIARPCPVLGERVHAVVVTREAVAAEALRAWCAERLSDYKVPETMAMTADPLPRNANGKVLKRQLRELPGA; this is encoded by the coding sequence ATGGACTGGTCGCAGCATTCGATTCCTCCTATGCGGCTCGAGCCACGCTTCGGCGATCGTGTCGTGCCGGCATTCTGCGAGCGGCCGGCGAGCGTCTGGGCGATGATTGCGGATGCAGCCGCCCGCAACGGCGATGGCGAAGCGCTGATTGCGGGCAGCGTCAGGCTGACATGGCGGCAGGCGGTTGAGCGGGCGGCGCGGATTGCAGTCGGCTTTCGAAAGCTCGGTCTGCAGCGCGGCGACCGCGTTGCCGTGCTGCTCGGCAACCGCATTGAATTCCCCCTGATCCTGTTTGCGGCCGCACATGAAGGGCTGGTGACGGTGCTGCTCAGCACCCGCCAGCAAAAGCCCGAGATTGCCTATGTGCTCGGCGATTGCGGCGCCAGGATACTGATCCATGAGGCGGCTCTTGCCGAGCGCCTGCCGGATGCGCGGGACGTGCCCGATGTCACCCATCGCATCGCCGTCGATGACGATCCGGCGCTGTCGCGTTTCGCGGTGCTTGCGGACAATGCTCCGGCGCCCGCGCCAGTCGAGGTCGGCGAGGAGGACACCGCGATGATCCTCTATACCTCGGGGACGACGGGCAAGCCCAAGGGCGCGATGCTCGCCCATTGCAACATCATCCATTCCTCGATGGTGTTCGTCTCCTGCCTGCAATTGACGCAGACGGATCGCTCGATCGCGGCCGTGCCACTAGGGCATGTGACCGGCGTCGTCGCCAACATCACGACCATGGTGCGCTGCGCCGGCGCGCTGATCATCATGCCGGAGTTCAGGGCGGCCGACTATCTCAAGCTCGCCACACGCGAGCGCGTCACTTACACCGTGATGGTGCCGGCGATGTACAATCTCTGCCTTCTCCAACCCGATTTCGACAGCTACGACCTCTCGAGCTGGCGCATCGGTGGCTTCGGCGGCGCGCCGATGCCGATCGCGACCATCGAGAAGCTCGATGCAAAGATCCCCGGCCTGAAGCTCGCGAACTGCTATGGCGCGACCGAGACCACGTCGCCCTCCACGATCATGCCCGGCGAGTTGACGGCCAGCCACATCGACAGCGTCGGCTTGCCCTGTCCGGGCGCGCGCATCGTTGCTGTCGATGCTGATGGCCGTGAGCTGCCGCGTGGCGAGATCGGGGAGCTCTGGATCCAAAGCGCCTCCGTCATCAAGGGCTACTGGAACAATCCAAAGGCGACGGCCGAAAGTTTTACCGCCGGATTCTGGCACTCCGGCGACCTCGGCTCGGTCGATGCCGACAATTTCGTCCGCGTGTTCGACCGGCAGAAGGACATGATCAACCGCGGCGGCCTGAAGATCTATTCCGCGGAGGTGGAGTCCGTGCTGGCCGGCCATCCCGCCGTGGTCGAGAGTGCGATCATCGCAAGGCCGTGCCCGGTGCTCGGCGAGCGCGTGCATGCGGTCGTGGTGACGCGCGAAGCCGTTGCCGCTGAGGCGCTGCGCGCCTGGTGCGCCGAGCGGCTGTCCGACTACAAGGTGCCGGAGACCATGGCGATGACCGCCGACCCGCTGCCACGCAACGCCAACGGGAAGGTGCTCAAGCGGCAATTGCGGGAGCTGCCGGGGGCCTGA
- a CDS encoding ABC transporter substrate-binding protein, producing MKHSISAMLLGTALMFGMAGGAIAQDKNIKIGVLTDNSGLYADLGGPGSTVAAQMAIEDSGLAAKGWKLDLISADHQNKPDIGTTIARQWIDVEKVDIFMDVLNSGVALAVNNVVKEKNSVMINTGAATSDLTNAQCSPNTVHWVYDTYMLANSTGQALVKAGGDTWYFLTADYAFGHALERDTAAVVVKSGGKVIGTVRHPLNTADFSSFLLQAQASKAKIIGMANAGGDTTNTIKQAAEFGIVSGGQKLAGLLLFITDVHALGLKVAQGLNFTETFYWDMNDGTRAFSKRFSERMKNKAMPSMVQAGVYSGLLHYFKTLEAMGGNPHDGGKVVAKMKELPTDDALFGQGTIRADGRKLHPAYLFEVKKPEESKGPWDYYKLIGTTPGDQAFRPLSESACALVKK from the coding sequence ATGAAGCACAGCATTTCGGCCATGTTGCTTGGCACTGCCTTGATGTTTGGAATGGCAGGCGGCGCAATCGCGCAGGACAAGAACATCAAGATCGGCGTGCTCACCGACAATTCAGGTCTCTATGCCGACCTCGGCGGTCCGGGCTCGACCGTCGCCGCGCAGATGGCGATCGAGGATTCCGGGCTTGCGGCAAAAGGCTGGAAGCTCGATCTGATTTCGGCCGACCATCAGAACAAGCCGGACATCGGCACCACGATTGCGCGACAATGGATCGACGTCGAGAAGGTCGACATCTTCATGGACGTGCTGAACTCCGGCGTGGCGCTGGCTGTCAACAACGTCGTGAAGGAGAAAAACTCCGTCATGATCAATACGGGTGCGGCGACGTCCGACCTCACCAACGCGCAATGCTCGCCGAACACGGTTCACTGGGTCTACGACACCTACATGCTGGCCAACAGCACCGGGCAGGCGCTGGTGAAGGCCGGCGGCGACACCTGGTACTTCCTGACCGCCGACTACGCCTTCGGTCACGCGCTCGAGCGCGACACCGCCGCGGTCGTGGTGAAATCGGGCGGCAAGGTGATCGGCACTGTCAGGCATCCGCTCAACACCGCCGACTTCTCCTCGTTCCTGCTGCAGGCGCAGGCGTCGAAGGCCAAGATCATCGGCATGGCGAATGCCGGCGGCGACACCACCAACACCATCAAGCAGGCGGCGGAATTCGGCATCGTCTCGGGCGGCCAGAAGCTTGCGGGCCTGCTCCTCTTCATCACCGACGTGCACGCGCTCGGCCTGAAGGTGGCGCAGGGGCTGAACTTCACCGAGACCTTCTACTGGGACATGAACGACGGCACCCGCGCCTTCTCCAAGCGCTTCTCCGAGCGCATGAAGAACAAGGCGATGCCCTCGATGGTGCAGGCCGGCGTATATTCGGGCCTCTTGCACTACTTCAAGACGCTGGAGGCAATGGGCGGCAATCCGCATGACGGTGGCAAGGTCGTCGCCAAGATGAAGGAATTGCCGACGGACGACGCGCTGTTCGGCCAGGGCACGATCCGCGCCGACGGCCGCAAGCTGCATCCCGCCTACCTCTTCGAGGTCAAGAAGCCGGAGGAGTCGAAGGGGCCGTGGGACTATTACAAGCTGATCGGGACCACTCCGGGAGACCAGGCGTTCCGGCCGCTCTCGGAAAGCGCCTGTGCGCTGGTGAAGAAGTAA
- a CDS encoding NnrU family protein, which translates to MGLLVMILGLVLFFAAHTLTTKRKARERVIASLGEGTYKILYSLASLAGLAMIIWGFANYRATGWIDVWYPPKAMKHITVALMLPAVILVVASYIRGRIYATLKHPMLAGIKLWAAAHLLANGDLGSIILFGSFLGWAVYDRISLKHRTDAGGPPIPVGGATNDLIAVAVGVVAYLALAFAFHPVVIGVPVVGA; encoded by the coding sequence GTGGGTCTGTTGGTGATGATCCTGGGGCTCGTGCTTTTTTTCGCGGCCCACACTTTGACGACAAAGCGCAAGGCGCGGGAGCGCGTAATCGCCAGCTTGGGTGAGGGCACCTACAAGATCCTGTACTCGTTGGCATCGCTGGCAGGCCTTGCGATGATCATCTGGGGCTTTGCCAATTATCGCGCGACGGGATGGATCGACGTCTGGTATCCGCCGAAGGCGATGAAGCACATCACGGTGGCGCTGATGCTGCCGGCCGTCATCCTCGTGGTCGCCTCCTACATTCGCGGTCGCATCTACGCGACGCTGAAGCATCCGATGCTCGCCGGCATCAAGCTGTGGGCGGCGGCGCATCTGCTCGCCAATGGCGATCTCGGCTCTATCATCCTGTTCGGCTCGTTCCTGGGCTGGGCCGTGTATGACCGCATTTCGCTGAAGCATCGCACCGACGCCGGCGGACCGCCGATCCCGGTGGGCGGCGCCACCAACGATTTGATCGCGGTTGCGGTCGGTGTCGTGGCCTATCTGGCATTGGCCTTCGCCTTCCACCCTGTGGTGATCGGCGTTCCCGTCGTGGGGGCATAA
- a CDS encoding inorganic phosphate transporter, translated as MDAALGFPVLVGLIAVALLFDFLNGLHDAANSIATIVSTRVLRPQYAVFWAAFFNFIAFLVFGLHVAQTIGTGIIDPAIVDAQVIFAALVGAIVWNLVTWALGIPSSSSHALIGGLVGGGIAKGGISAAVWSGLSKAVLAIVLSPLVGFLLAMALVAIVSWASVRSTPFAVDRAFRILQFASASLYSLGHGGNDAQKTMGIIAVLLYSQGHLGNEFSVPFWVVLSCQAAMALGTLMGGWRIVRTMGLRITKLTPMQGFCAETGGAATLFMATYLGVPVSTTHTITGAIVGVGAARRVSAVRWNVASSIVYAWVITIPASAIVAALTWWLVQVLR; from the coding sequence GTGGATGCTGCGTTGGGTTTTCCTGTCCTGGTCGGGCTGATTGCCGTTGCGCTGCTGTTCGACTTCCTGAACGGTCTGCACGACGCCGCCAATTCGATCGCGACCATCGTCTCGACCCGCGTGCTGCGGCCGCAATACGCGGTGTTCTGGGCTGCCTTCTTCAACTTCATTGCCTTCCTGGTGTTCGGCCTGCACGTCGCCCAAACCATCGGCACCGGCATCATCGATCCCGCCATCGTCGATGCGCAGGTGATCTTCGCGGCCCTCGTCGGCGCCATCGTCTGGAACCTCGTCACCTGGGCGCTCGGCATCCCGTCCTCGTCATCGCACGCGCTGATCGGCGGGCTGGTCGGCGGCGGCATCGCCAAGGGCGGGATTTCGGCGGCGGTCTGGAGCGGGTTGTCGAAGGCGGTGCTCGCGATCGTGCTGTCGCCGCTGGTCGGCTTCCTGCTCGCGATGGCGCTGGTTGCGATCGTGTCCTGGGCCTCGGTGCGCTCGACGCCCTTTGCCGTCGACCGCGCGTTCCGCATCCTGCAATTCGCCTCTGCCTCGCTCTATTCGCTCGGCCATGGCGGCAATGACGCCCAGAAGACCATGGGTATCATCGCGGTGTTGCTCTATTCACAGGGCCATCTCGGCAACGAGTTCTCGGTGCCGTTCTGGGTCGTGCTGTCTTGCCAGGCCGCGATGGCACTGGGCACGCTGATGGGTGGCTGGCGGATCGTTCGCACCATGGGTCTGCGCATTACCAAGCTGACGCCAATGCAGGGTTTTTGCGCGGAGACCGGTGGTGCGGCAACCCTGTTCATGGCGACCTATCTCGGGGTTCCCGTCTCGACCACGCACACCATCACCGGTGCCATCGTCGGCGTCGGCGCCGCCCGCCGCGTCTCTGCGGTACGCTGGAACGTCGCGAGCTCGATCGTCTATGCCTGGGTCATCACGATCCCGGCCTCGGCCATCGTCGCCGCGCTGACCTGGTGGCTGGTACAGGTCCTGCGCTGA
- a CDS encoding ABC transporter ATP-binding protein, translated as MADEFILETEGLTKEFAGFFAVRDVALKVRRGSIHALIGPNGAGKTTCFNLLTKFLKPSAGKILYKGQDITAMAPADVARMGLVRSFQISAVFPHLTALENVRVALQRQHGSSFDFWRSKSVLNRFNARALELLNDVGLSEFANTPAVEMPYGRKRALEIATTLALDPEMMLLDEPMAGMGHEDIDKIAALIKRISAKYTILMVEHNLSVVANLSDIITVLTRGQVLAQGNYADLSKDERVKEAYLGAGHA; from the coding sequence TTGGCTGATGAGTTCATTCTCGAAACGGAAGGCCTGACCAAGGAATTTGCGGGATTTTTCGCCGTCCGCGACGTCGCGCTCAAGGTCCGCCGTGGGAGCATTCACGCGTTGATCGGCCCGAACGGGGCCGGAAAGACGACCTGCTTCAATCTGTTGACCAAGTTCCTGAAACCGTCTGCCGGCAAGATCCTGTACAAAGGTCAGGACATCACCGCGATGGCACCAGCCGACGTCGCGCGCATGGGACTGGTTCGCTCGTTCCAGATTTCAGCGGTATTTCCGCATCTCACGGCGCTGGAGAATGTCCGCGTCGCGCTCCAGCGTCAGCATGGCTCTTCGTTCGACTTCTGGCGCTCCAAGTCCGTTCTCAACCGCTTCAACGCCCGCGCGCTGGAATTGTTGAACGACGTCGGCCTCAGCGAGTTTGCCAATACACCCGCGGTCGAAATGCCCTATGGGCGCAAGCGTGCGCTCGAGATCGCGACCACGCTGGCGCTCGATCCGGAGATGATGCTGCTCGACGAACCGATGGCCGGCATGGGTCACGAGGACATCGACAAGATCGCCGCCCTCATCAAGCGCATTTCGGCGAAGTACACGATCCTCATGGTCGAACATAACTTAAGCGTTGTGGCCAATCTCTCCGACATCATCACCGTGCTGACGCGCGGGCAGGTCCTGGCGCAAGGCAACTACGCCGACCTCTCCAAGGACGAGCGCGTCAAGGAAGCCTATTTGGGAGCCGGTCATGCCTGA
- a CDS encoding branched-chain amino acid ABC transporter permease gives MQALYAQLLVGLINGSFYALLSLGLAVIFGMLNIINFAHGALYMMGAFVAYFLLNLGGINYWWALLIAPVIVGIFGMILERTMLQWLTGLDHLYGLLLTFGIALIVQGLFQNYFGSSGLPYAIPDELKGGMNLGFMFLPIYRGWVVIFSLVVCLATWFLIEKTRLGAYLRAATENPTLVRAFGINVPRMITLTYGLGVGLAALAGVLSAPINQVRPLMGADLIIVVFAVVVIGGMGSIMGSIITGFALGVIEGLTKYFYPEASNTVVFVLMVLVLLVKPTGLTGRAA, from the coding sequence ATGCAGGCTCTCTACGCACAGTTACTTGTGGGACTGATCAACGGCTCGTTCTACGCGCTGCTAAGTCTCGGGCTTGCCGTGATCTTCGGCATGCTCAACATCATCAACTTCGCTCACGGCGCGCTCTACATGATGGGCGCGTTCGTCGCGTACTTCCTGTTGAACCTTGGCGGCATCAACTACTGGTGGGCGCTTCTGATCGCACCTGTTATCGTCGGCATCTTCGGCATGATCCTGGAGCGGACCATGCTGCAATGGCTGACCGGGCTCGATCATCTCTACGGCCTCTTGCTCACCTTCGGCATCGCGCTGATCGTGCAAGGCCTCTTCCAGAACTACTTTGGCTCCTCGGGTCTGCCCTATGCCATTCCCGACGAACTGAAGGGCGGCATGAATCTCGGCTTCATGTTCCTGCCGATCTATCGCGGCTGGGTCGTCATCTTCTCGCTGGTGGTGTGCCTTGCCACCTGGTTCCTGATCGAGAAGACCCGGCTCGGTGCTTACTTGCGCGCCGCGACCGAGAACCCGACGCTGGTGCGTGCCTTCGGCATCAATGTGCCGCGCATGATCACGCTGACCTACGGCCTCGGCGTCGGCCTTGCGGCGCTCGCCGGCGTGCTGTCCGCGCCGATCAACCAGGTGCGGCCGCTGATGGGCGCCGATCTCATCATCGTGGTATTCGCGGTGGTCGTGATCGGCGGCATGGGATCGATCATGGGCTCGATCATCACCGGCTTTGCGCTCGGCGTGATCGAAGGCCTGACCAAGTATTTTTACCCGGAAGCCTCCAACACCGTCGTGTTCGTGCTGATGGTGCTGGTGCTGCTTGTGAAGCCAACCGGACTGACGGGAAGGGCGGCCTGA
- the sugE gene encoding quaternary ammonium compound efflux SMR transporter SugE, giving the protein MAWIVLFVAGLLEVGWAIGLKFTEGFSRLVPSVLTLAAMAGSVLLLGLALKTLPIGTAYAVWTGIGAVGTALLGIALFGEPATAMRLASIGLIVAGIVGLKLVT; this is encoded by the coding sequence ATGGCCTGGATCGTGTTGTTCGTCGCCGGTCTGTTGGAGGTCGGCTGGGCGATCGGCCTCAAATTCACCGAAGGCTTTAGCCGGCTCGTTCCATCCGTGCTGACGCTCGCGGCGATGGCCGGCAGCGTGCTCCTGCTTGGGCTCGCCCTGAAAACGCTGCCGATCGGAACCGCCTACGCGGTGTGGACCGGCATCGGAGCGGTCGGCACCGCGCTGCTCGGCATCGCCCTGTTCGGAGAGCCCGCCACCGCCATGCGGCTCGCCAGCATCGGCCTGATCGTCGCAGGCATCGTGGGGCTGAAACTCGTCACCTGA